The following are encoded in a window of Sinorhizobium sojae CCBAU 05684 genomic DNA:
- the putA gene encoding trifunctional transcriptional regulator/proline dehydrogenase/L-glutamate gamma-semialdehyde dehydrogenase encodes MIQLQQSAPRSEAAPAPFTDFAPPTRPQSTLRRAITAAYRRPETECLPPLVEAATLPQETREAAAKTARKLVEALRAKHSGSGVEGLVQEYSLSSQEGVALMCLAEALLRIPDTATRDALIRDKISDGDWKSHLGGGRSLFVNAATWGLVVTGKLTSTVNDRSLSAALTRLIARCGEPVIRRGVDMAMRMMGEQFVTGETIKEALQRAKELEKKGFTYSYDMLGEAATTAADAERYYKDYETAIHAIGKASAGRGTYEGPGISIKLSALHPRYVRAQAARVMSELLPRVKALAMLAKEYDIGFNIDAEEADRLELSLDLLEELCLDADLTGWNGMGFVVQAYGKRCPFVLDYIIDLARRSGRRMMVRLVKGAYWDAEIKRAQLDGLEDFPVFTRKIHTDVSYVACARKLLQASDVIFPQFATHNAQTLATIYHMAGKDFRVGTYEFQCLHGMGEPLYEEVVGPDKLNRPCRIYAPVGTHETLLAYLVRRLLENGANSSFVHRIADPKVSVSELITDPVEIVRAMPVVGAKHDKIALPARLFGESRTNSAGLDLSNEATLASLTQMLKASAAVSWVAAPQLSAGAASGELRPVVNPGDHRDVVGSVTETSDADARRAAQLAAEAAQAWAAVSPTERAACLDRAADLMQAQMPTLLGLIMREAGKSLPNAIAEVREAIDFLRYYAEQTRRTLGPAHAPLGPIVCISPWNFPLAIFTGQIAAALVAGNPVLAKPAEETPLIAAEGVRILHEAGVPAGALQFLPGDGRVGAALVAAPEIAGVMFTGSTEVARLIQAQLADRLSPAGRPIPFIAETGGQNAMIVDSSALAEQVVGDVITSAFDSAGQRCSALRVLCLQEDVADRTLTMLKGALHELKIGRTDRLSVDVGPVITAEAKEGIEKHIDRMRGLGRKVEQIGLASETGHGTFVPPTIIELENISDLKREVFGPVLHVIRYRREDLDRLIDDINATGYGLTFGLHTRLDETIAHVTDRIKAGNLYVNRNIIGAVVGVQPFGGRGLSGTGPKAGGPLYLGRLVKNAPVPPQHSSVHTDPVLRDFAKWLDGKGATAAAEAARNAGSNSALGLDVELPGPVGERNLYALHPRGRVLIVPTSESGLYRQLAAALATGNSVVVDATSGLQSSLKDLPHSVAARVSWSKDWAADGPFAGALVEGDGERIRIVNKAIAALPGPLVLVQAASSEEITRNPDAYCLNWLVEEISMSINTAAAGGNASLMAIG; translated from the coding sequence ATGATCCAGCTTCAGCAATCAGCCCCGAGGAGCGAGGCGGCCCCGGCACCCTTCACCGACTTCGCGCCGCCGACCCGGCCGCAGAGCACGCTTCGCCGGGCGATCACCGCCGCCTATCGCCGGCCGGAAACGGAATGCCTGCCGCCGCTTGTCGAGGCGGCCACATTGCCGCAGGAGACGCGGGAGGCCGCTGCAAAAACTGCCCGCAAGTTGGTCGAGGCGCTGCGGGCCAAGCACAGCGGCTCGGGCGTCGAAGGTCTGGTGCAGGAATATTCGCTTTCGAGCCAGGAGGGCGTTGCGTTGATGTGCCTGGCGGAGGCGCTCCTTCGCATTCCCGATACGGCAACGCGCGACGCGCTGATCCGCGACAAGATCTCCGACGGCGATTGGAAATCCCATCTCGGCGGCGGCCGGTCGCTTTTCGTCAACGCCGCCACCTGGGGTCTGGTTGTCACCGGCAAGCTGACCTCGACCGTCAATGACCGCAGCCTTTCAGCCGCACTGACGCGGCTCATAGCCCGCTGCGGCGAACCGGTCATCCGTCGCGGCGTCGACATGGCGATGCGGATGATGGGCGAACAATTCGTCACCGGCGAGACGATCAAGGAGGCGCTCCAGCGCGCGAAGGAGCTCGAGAAGAAGGGCTTCACCTATTCCTATGACATGCTCGGCGAAGCCGCCACGACGGCCGCTGATGCGGAGCGATATTACAAGGACTACGAAACGGCCATCCATGCGATCGGCAAGGCGTCTGCCGGCCGCGGCACCTATGAGGGCCCCGGCATTTCGATCAAGCTCTCGGCATTGCACCCGCGTTACGTGCGGGCGCAAGCGGCGCGCGTCATGAGCGAGTTGCTGCCACGGGTGAAGGCGCTCGCCATGCTCGCCAAAGAATACGACATCGGCTTCAACATCGATGCCGAGGAAGCGGATCGGCTCGAACTGTCGCTCGACCTCCTCGAAGAGCTCTGCCTCGACGCTGATCTCACCGGTTGGAACGGCATGGGCTTCGTTGTGCAGGCCTATGGCAAGCGCTGCCCCTTCGTGCTCGACTACATCATCGATCTCGCGCGGCGCTCCGGCCGGCGCATGATGGTACGGCTTGTGAAGGGCGCCTATTGGGACGCAGAGATCAAGCGGGCGCAGCTCGACGGGCTCGAGGATTTCCCGGTCTTCACGCGCAAGATCCACACGGACGTTTCCTATGTCGCCTGCGCCCGCAAGCTGCTTCAGGCAAGCGACGTGATCTTCCCCCAATTTGCAACCCATAACGCCCAGACGCTTGCCACGATCTATCACATGGCGGGTAAGGACTTTCGCGTCGGCACATACGAGTTCCAGTGCCTGCATGGCATGGGCGAGCCGCTTTACGAGGAGGTCGTCGGTCCGGACAAGCTCAACCGGCCCTGCCGCATCTACGCGCCCGTCGGCACGCATGAGACGCTGCTTGCCTATCTCGTGCGCCGCCTGCTCGAAAACGGCGCCAACTCCTCCTTCGTCCACCGCATCGCCGATCCGAAGGTGTCGGTCAGCGAGCTCATCACCGATCCGGTGGAGATCGTCCGTGCGATGCCCGTGGTCGGCGCCAAGCACGACAAGATTGCGCTGCCCGCCCGGCTCTTCGGCGAGTCGCGCACGAACTCGGCCGGGCTCGACCTCTCGAACGAGGCGACGCTCGCGTCGTTGACGCAGATGCTAAAAGCGAGCGCCGCCGTCAGCTGGGTCGCCGCGCCGCAGCTTTCCGCCGGCGCGGCTTCGGGCGAACTGCGGCCGGTCGTCAATCCCGGCGACCATCGCGACGTCGTGGGCTCGGTAACCGAGACCTCGGACGCGGATGCACGGCGGGCGGCACAGCTTGCCGCGGAGGCGGCGCAAGCCTGGGCGGCGGTTTCTCCGACGGAACGGGCCGCCTGCCTCGATCGGGCCGCCGATCTCATGCAGGCGCAAATGCCGACGCTACTGGGCCTCATCATGCGCGAGGCCGGCAAATCGCTGCCCAACGCCATTGCCGAGGTGCGCGAGGCGATCGATTTCCTGCGCTACTATGCCGAACAGACGCGCCGCACGCTTGGTCCCGCCCACGCCCCGCTCGGGCCCATTGTCTGCATCAGCCCCTGGAATTTCCCGCTGGCGATCTTCACCGGCCAGATTGCCGCGGCCCTCGTGGCGGGCAACCCGGTGCTCGCCAAGCCCGCGGAGGAGACGCCGCTGATCGCCGCCGAAGGCGTGCGCATCCTGCACGAGGCCGGCGTTCCGGCCGGCGCACTGCAGTTTCTGCCCGGCGACGGCCGTGTCGGCGCGGCGCTCGTTGCGGCGCCGGAAATCGCCGGGGTGATGTTCACCGGCTCGACCGAGGTCGCGCGGCTCATCCAGGCGCAACTCGCCGACCGGCTTTCCCCGGCGGGCCGGCCAATCCCGTTCATCGCCGAAACCGGTGGCCAAAACGCGATGATCGTCGACTCCTCCGCCCTTGCCGAGCAGGTTGTCGGCGACGTGATCACCTCGGCCTTCGACAGCGCCGGGCAGCGCTGCTCGGCGCTGCGCGTGCTCTGCCTGCAGGAGGACGTCGCCGACCGCACCCTGACCATGCTGAAAGGGGCGCTGCACGAATTGAAGATCGGCCGCACAGACCGGCTTTCGGTCGATGTCGGCCCGGTGATCACTGCCGAGGCCAAGGAGGGCATCGAAAAGCACATCGACAGGATGCGCGGGCTCGGCCGCAAGGTTGAGCAGATCGGCCTTGCCTCGGAGACCGGCCACGGCACCTTCGTGCCGCCGACGATCATCGAGCTCGAGAATATCTCTGACTTGAAGCGCGAGGTCTTCGGACCCGTGCTGCACGTTATCCGCTACCGCCGCGAGGATCTCGACCGGCTGATAGACGATATCAACGCCACGGGCTACGGCCTCACGTTCGGCCTGCACACGCGCCTCGACGAAACGATCGCGCATGTAACCGACCGTATCAAGGCGGGCAACCTCTATGTCAACCGCAACATCATCGGCGCGGTCGTGGGCGTGCAGCCCTTCGGTGGCCGCGGCCTTTCCGGCACGGGGCCCAAGGCCGGCGGCCCGCTCTATCTCGGCCGGCTGGTGAAGAACGCCCCGGTGCCGCCGCAGCATAGCTCCGTGCATACGGATCCGGTCCTGCGCGATTTCGCCAAATGGCTCGACGGCAAGGGCGCGACGGCGGCGGCCGAAGCCGCCCGCAATGCCGGCAGCAATTCGGCGTTGGGCCTCGACGTGGAACTGCCTGGTCCGGTCGGCGAGCGCAACCTCTATGCGCTCCATCCGCGCGGGCGGGTCCTCATCGTTCCGACGAGCGAGAGCGGCCTCTACCGTCAACTCGCCGCGGCCCTTGCCACCGGCAACAGCGTCGTCGTCGATGCCACCTCGGGCCTGCAGTCTTCGCTCAAGGACTTGCCGCACAGCGTCGCCGCGCGCGTCTCCTGGTCGAAGGATTGGGCGGCCGACGGCCCCTTCGCCGGCGCGCTCGTCGAAGGGGATGGCGAACGTATCCGCATTGTCAACAAAGCCATCGCCGCCCTGCCTGGTCCGCTCGTCCTCGTCCAGGCCGCATCGAGCGAGGAGATCACCCGCAATCCGGATGCCTATTGCCTGAACTGGCTGGTCGAGGAGATTTCCATGTCGATCAACACGGCGGCCGCCGGCGGCAATGCGAGCCTGATGGCAATCGGGTGA
- a CDS encoding YkgJ family cysteine cluster protein yields the protein MTTVLSASQNFDCQSCGACCAYSADWPRFSLETEEELDRIPAKFVASDLGGMRCETDRCTALTGTLGKSVSCEIYAVRPIVCRICMPGDDECLMARERLFGTAA from the coding sequence ATGACCACTGTCCTTTCCGCTTCACAGAATTTTGACTGCCAGAGTTGCGGCGCATGCTGCGCCTATTCGGCCGATTGGCCGCGTTTTTCGCTGGAGACGGAGGAGGAACTCGACCGCATCCCGGCGAAATTCGTTGCTTCCGATCTCGGCGGAATGCGCTGCGAGACCGATCGCTGCACAGCACTCACCGGCACCCTCGGAAAGTCCGTCAGTTGCGAGATCTATGCCGTTCGGCCGATCGTCTGCCGCATATGTATGCCCGGCGACGATGAATGCCTGATGGCACGCGAGCGCCTGTTCGGGACCGCCGCGTGA
- a CDS encoding FecR family protein, producing MRHGYVGRRTFLAVAALVGLAGGFPAVHAAVIGKAQSIRGNVRRRQGEEEERLAAGSVVLDRDYVTTSINSFAHLTLSETRILLGPQTELLIDRFIAGQGGTLELGVGRMVFERPVGAPKIDLAVRTAFGMIGVRGTKFFCGPSRSAAFAVFVEYGAVTVEGGGALRTVSAGEGVDFERPGAAPSAPTRWGQARIREAYASVGSG from the coding sequence ATGCGGCACGGATATGTCGGAAGGCGCACGTTTCTTGCCGTCGCCGCTCTCGTCGGCCTCGCCGGCGGATTTCCGGCGGTGCATGCAGCGGTGATCGGCAAGGCTCAGAGCATTCGCGGGAATGTTCGTCGTCGGCAAGGTGAGGAGGAGGAGCGGCTTGCCGCAGGCAGTGTCGTTCTCGACCGGGACTATGTCACCACCAGCATCAACAGCTTTGCCCATCTCACGCTCAGCGAGACGCGCATCCTGCTCGGTCCGCAAACGGAACTCCTGATCGACCGCTTCATCGCCGGCCAGGGCGGAACCCTGGAACTCGGGGTCGGTCGCATGGTCTTCGAGCGGCCCGTGGGGGCGCCGAAAATCGACCTGGCTGTGCGGACCGCCTTCGGCATGATCGGCGTGCGCGGCACGAAATTCTTCTGCGGCCCGAGCCGCTCGGCTGCCTTCGCAGTTTTCGTCGAGTACGGCGCTGTAACGGTCGAAGGCGGCGGCGCCCTGCGGACGGTCTCCGCCGGCGAGGGCGTGGATTTCGAACGGCCCGGCGCGGCTCCGAGCGCC